The following are from one region of the Camarhynchus parvulus chromosome 3, STF_HiC, whole genome shotgun sequence genome:
- the VGLL2 gene encoding transcription cofactor vestigial-like protein 2 isoform X2, with protein MSCLDVMYQVYSPSQPYFTAAYSPYHQKLAFYSKMQEAPESGSSASAGSSFSSHATASIKEEDCSPEKERPPEAEYISSRCVLFTYFQGDISAVVDEHFSRALSQPSSFSLGSAKAARNAGSWRDGSFPMSQRIFPPSFWNSTYQPSSVPASLSSPLAAAAHSELPFAAATDPYVPASLHGHLHQGGPEPWHHAHHHHHHHHHHHPYIGTQSTAYPRPTAMHEVYGPHFDPRYGSLLVPTASVRPHRLTPASVSAPVSPPCELGKSEAGAAAAWTTPGPFPSATGDMAQGIGLNVDTARRYSFCGGSLLS; from the exons ATGAGCTGTCTGGATGTTATGTACCAAGTCTACAGTCCTTCCCAGCCCTACTTCACAGCAGCCTACAGCCCCTACCACCAG aaaCTCGCCTTTTACTCCAAAATGCAGGAAGCCCCGGAGAGCGGCAGCAGCGCCAGCGCcggcagctccttctccagccacGCCACGGCCAGCATCAAGGAGGAGGACTGCAGCCCCGAGAAGGAGCGACCCCCCGAGGCCGAGTACATCAGCTCCCGCTGTGTCCTCTTCACCTACTTCCAGGGGGACATCAGCGCCGTGGTGGATGAGCACTTCAGCCGGGCgctcagccagcccagcagcttctccctgggCAGCGCGAAGGCGGCGCGGAACGCGGGCTCCTGGCGGG ATGGATCCTTCCCAATGAGCCAGCGCATCTTCCCGCCGTCCTTCTGGAACAGCACGTATCAGCCCTCCTCGGTGCCggccagcctgagcagcccccTGGCAGCCGCCGCCCACAGTGAGCTGCCCTTCGCCGCTGCCACCGACCCCTACGTGCCCGCCTCCCTGCACGGCCACCTGCACCAGGGCGGCCCCGAGCCCTGGCACCACGcccaccatcaccaccaccatcaccaccaccaccacccctaCATCGGCACACAGAGCACGGCCTACCCCCGCCCCACCGCCATGCACGAGGTCTACGGGCCCCACTTTGACCCCCGCTACGGCTCGCTCCTGGTGCCCACGGCCTCCGTCCGCCCCCACCGCCTCACGCCCGCCTCCGTGTCCGCACCCGTCAGCCCGCCCTGCGAACTGGGCAAGAGTGAAGCGGGCGCTGCCGCGGCCTGGACGACGCCGGGCCCCTTCCCCAGTGCAACAGGAGACATGGCCCAGGGCATTGGCCTCAATGTGGACACAG CTCGCCGTTACTCCTTCTGTGGTGGATCCCTTCTGAGCTGA
- the VGLL2 gene encoding transcription cofactor vestigial-like protein 2 isoform X1 translates to MSCLDVMYQVYSPSQPYFTAAYSPYHQKLAFYSKMQEAPESGSSASAGSSFSSHATASIKEEDCSPEKERPPEAEYISSRCVLFTYFQGDISAVVDEHFSRALSQPSSFSLGSAKAARNAGSWRDGSFPMSQRIFPPSFWNSTYQPSSVPASLSSPLAAAAHSELPFAAATDPYVPASLHGHLHQGGPEPWHHAHHHHHHHHHHHPYIGTQSTAYPRPTAMHEVYGPHFDPRYGSLLVPTASVRPHRLTPASVSAPVSPPCELGKSEAGAAAAWTTPGPFPSATGDMAQGIGLNVDTGLQAQDKSKDLYWF, encoded by the exons ATGAGCTGTCTGGATGTTATGTACCAAGTCTACAGTCCTTCCCAGCCCTACTTCACAGCAGCCTACAGCCCCTACCACCAG aaaCTCGCCTTTTACTCCAAAATGCAGGAAGCCCCGGAGAGCGGCAGCAGCGCCAGCGCcggcagctccttctccagccacGCCACGGCCAGCATCAAGGAGGAGGACTGCAGCCCCGAGAAGGAGCGACCCCCCGAGGCCGAGTACATCAGCTCCCGCTGTGTCCTCTTCACCTACTTCCAGGGGGACATCAGCGCCGTGGTGGATGAGCACTTCAGCCGGGCgctcagccagcccagcagcttctccctgggCAGCGCGAAGGCGGCGCGGAACGCGGGCTCCTGGCGGG ATGGATCCTTCCCAATGAGCCAGCGCATCTTCCCGCCGTCCTTCTGGAACAGCACGTATCAGCCCTCCTCGGTGCCggccagcctgagcagcccccTGGCAGCCGCCGCCCACAGTGAGCTGCCCTTCGCCGCTGCCACCGACCCCTACGTGCCCGCCTCCCTGCACGGCCACCTGCACCAGGGCGGCCCCGAGCCCTGGCACCACGcccaccatcaccaccaccatcaccaccaccaccacccctaCATCGGCACACAGAGCACGGCCTACCCCCGCCCCACCGCCATGCACGAGGTCTACGGGCCCCACTTTGACCCCCGCTACGGCTCGCTCCTGGTGCCCACGGCCTCCGTCCGCCCCCACCGCCTCACGCCCGCCTCCGTGTCCGCACCCGTCAGCCCGCCCTGCGAACTGGGCAAGAGTGAAGCGGGCGCTGCCGCGGCCTGGACGACGCCGGGCCCCTTCCCCAGTGCAACAGGAGACATGGCCCAGGGCATTGGCCTCAATGTGGACACAG GTTTGCAAGCTCAGGATAAAAGCAAGGATCTGTACTGGTTTTAG
- the VGLL2 gene encoding transcription cofactor vestigial-like protein 2 isoform X3 produces the protein MQEAPESGSSASAGSSFSSHATASIKEEDCSPEKERPPEAEYISSRCVLFTYFQGDISAVVDEHFSRALSQPSSFSLGSAKAARNAGSWRDGSFPMSQRIFPPSFWNSTYQPSSVPASLSSPLAAAAHSELPFAAATDPYVPASLHGHLHQGGPEPWHHAHHHHHHHHHHHPYIGTQSTAYPRPTAMHEVYGPHFDPRYGSLLVPTASVRPHRLTPASVSAPVSPPCELGKSEAGAAAAWTTPGPFPSATGDMAQGIGLNVDTGLQAQDKSKDLYWF, from the exons ATGCAGGAAGCCCCGGAGAGCGGCAGCAGCGCCAGCGCcggcagctccttctccagccacGCCACGGCCAGCATCAAGGAGGAGGACTGCAGCCCCGAGAAGGAGCGACCCCCCGAGGCCGAGTACATCAGCTCCCGCTGTGTCCTCTTCACCTACTTCCAGGGGGACATCAGCGCCGTGGTGGATGAGCACTTCAGCCGGGCgctcagccagcccagcagcttctccctgggCAGCGCGAAGGCGGCGCGGAACGCGGGCTCCTGGCGGG ATGGATCCTTCCCAATGAGCCAGCGCATCTTCCCGCCGTCCTTCTGGAACAGCACGTATCAGCCCTCCTCGGTGCCggccagcctgagcagcccccTGGCAGCCGCCGCCCACAGTGAGCTGCCCTTCGCCGCTGCCACCGACCCCTACGTGCCCGCCTCCCTGCACGGCCACCTGCACCAGGGCGGCCCCGAGCCCTGGCACCACGcccaccatcaccaccaccatcaccaccaccaccacccctaCATCGGCACACAGAGCACGGCCTACCCCCGCCCCACCGCCATGCACGAGGTCTACGGGCCCCACTTTGACCCCCGCTACGGCTCGCTCCTGGTGCCCACGGCCTCCGTCCGCCCCCACCGCCTCACGCCCGCCTCCGTGTCCGCACCCGTCAGCCCGCCCTGCGAACTGGGCAAGAGTGAAGCGGGCGCTGCCGCGGCCTGGACGACGCCGGGCCCCTTCCCCAGTGCAACAGGAGACATGGCCCAGGGCATTGGCCTCAATGTGGACACAG GTTTGCAAGCTCAGGATAAAAGCAAGGATCTGTACTGGTTTTAG